Proteins encoded by one window of Vibrio algicola:
- a CDS encoding DUF5675 family protein, with product MLNFVLKRRYFEHGTYSYLYRQDGSKVCAMVERADKNNQASISCIPEGTYRWLPHESPKFGTCYALECESLGVTRYGPSLRTHILTHKANTADQLEGCLAPGVAFGILGSEWAVLNSTAAFNSLMAELDGEEHQLTIVRA from the coding sequence ATTTTGAATTTTGTATTAAAACGCCGCTATTTCGAACACGGCACCTACTCATACCTTTACCGCCAAGACGGTTCAAAAGTATGCGCCATGGTCGAACGCGCAGATAAAAACAACCAAGCCAGCATTTCATGTATACCAGAAGGAACGTACCGCTGGTTACCGCATGAGTCGCCAAAGTTCGGCACTTGCTACGCGTTGGAATGTGAATCGCTAGGCGTAACTCGTTATGGCCCAAGCCTTCGCACCCATATTTTGACCCACAAAGCCAACACTGCTGATCAACTTGAAGGGTGTTTAGCCCCAGGCGTTGCGTTTGGCATTTTGGGCAGCGAATGGGCAGTGCTGAATTCAACCGCCGCATTTAACTCGCTAATGGCAGAGCTTGACGGCGAAGAGCATCAACTAACGATAGTGAGAGCATAA
- a CDS encoding TraR/DksA C4-type zinc finger protein, which translates to MPDFIDNTTEREQMILNSAIRSQLATNQMTRAAASSPFCHYCDEPIPQARQHAIRGCMCCVDCQSLIERGKRF; encoded by the coding sequence ATGCCGGACTTTATTGATAACACAACCGAACGCGAACAGATGATTTTAAACTCAGCAATTCGCAGCCAGTTAGCGACCAATCAAATGACTAGAGCGGCCGCCAGTTCCCCATTTTGCCATTATTGTGACGAACCAATTCCGCAAGCAAGACAGCACGCGATCCGTGGTTGCATGTGTTGTGTCGATTGCCAATCACTGATTGAGCGAGGAAAACGATTTTGA
- a CDS encoding baseplate complex protein, with protein sequence MFNVPDFDININDYVDIPNSTGNRTLDLFLGLAPSRLNNPILSIDGEMLPLKSCKIDPSFDIKEADVSGQTSSTSKAKQGNKGCMLNVNGLIPFSDPTTMTKIFNLARAVDEKGNSKVYVIGCDTAQTLKIRQVSFTGKVAASQASGLRAWNVAFTLREHISANELIEKQQIAAESNPLLDILSIPKGLVESVDDVQGNIDTLMDDIQKQIQDQFK encoded by the coding sequence ATGTTTAATGTTCCAGATTTTGACATCAATATTAACGATTATGTGGACATTCCCAACTCAACCGGAAACCGCACGCTTGATCTGTTTTTGGGTTTGGCACCAAGCCGTTTAAATAATCCAATATTATCCATAGATGGCGAAATGCTGCCGCTTAAATCCTGCAAAATCGACCCAAGTTTTGATATTAAAGAGGCGGATGTGTCGGGGCAAACCAGTTCAACATCAAAAGCCAAGCAAGGTAACAAGGGCTGCATGTTGAATGTGAATGGCTTAATTCCATTTTCAGACCCCACCACAATGACCAAAATATTCAACTTGGCGCGCGCAGTAGATGAAAAAGGCAATTCCAAGGTTTATGTGATCGGGTGTGATACCGCTCAAACCCTAAAAATTCGACAAGTGAGTTTTACGGGCAAGGTTGCTGCATCACAAGCCAGTGGTTTGCGAGCGTGGAACGTGGCATTTACATTGCGCGAACACATCAGTGCCAATGAGTTGATCGAGAAACAACAAATTGCCGCCGAATCAAACCCACTGCTTGATATTTTAAGCATTCCAAAAGGCTTGGTTGAATCGGTAGATGATGTGCAGGGTAACATCGACACGCTCATGGACGACATTCAAAAACAAATACAAGACCAGTTCAAATGA
- a CDS encoding DUF6890 family protein: MLAIKQLLLPNEPDDAHSIANALWLYNDITERITIGVCNGIGKAFNG, from the coding sequence ATGTTAGCAATAAAACAATTGTTGTTACCGAATGAACCAGACGATGCGCACAGCATAGCCAACGCACTGTGGTTGTATAACGACATCACCGAACGCATCACCATTGGCGTATGCAACGGGATTGGTAAAGCGTTTAATGGTTAA
- a CDS encoding phage tail tape measure protein codes for MAMEKLMMQIGLIDQVSKPLGKMQRQFDSLAQQTKKSFTNIGIGAAGIFAGGAAIKSAMMPAIEMDRKMGELASLGTTQKSMDSLKQSALSFSVAYGKSATEFVEASYDIQSAIAGLKGNELAQFTKASGVLAAATKSDTKTITNYMGTMYGIFKNQADKMGKGEWVEQVAGQTASAVQMFKTTGAEMSGAFSRLGADATGVGVSMNEQMAILGTLQATMSGSEAGTKYRAFLKGADKAQKALNLTFVDSENKLLPMTKILEKIKGKYGDVIDVAESAELTKAFGTAEASGMIKLLMADVDGLGTSIDKLGDVKGMKVAEQMAAKQTDQWERLDQALDAVKIVLGGAILPTLAKVASAMANGSKELMKYMNQYPTLTKYAGFAITAILGIGIALGIATIAAGFFGGAMAIITSPITAVVLGVAALGAGIIYFWDYIQPFLVGFYNGFVKASGVSVLFEPLLDMFSMIGDGIGWVIDKIASWLPQMDAGTDAITRMGEVGEMLGQAFAKPFKFIIDKLQFIMSKIRSVIDFAKSLPFMGDDDEVTKVTKQINKTASNDSVYQPYNATTPTQAYSYLQGQKQTNVPVGGIRSQLTNNNNGKTVNIHGVTVNQSSPSMSIEELAETQDMAHG; via the coding sequence ATGGCAATGGAAAAATTGATGATGCAAATTGGGCTGATTGACCAAGTGAGTAAACCGCTTGGCAAAATGCAGCGCCAGTTTGATTCCCTTGCACAGCAAACCAAAAAAAGCTTTACCAACATTGGTATAGGCGCTGCCGGTATTTTCGCCGGAGGGGCGGCTATTAAGTCTGCCATGATGCCCGCCATTGAAATGGATCGGAAAATGGGTGAGCTTGCCTCACTCGGAACCACTCAAAAATCAATGGACAGCCTCAAACAGTCGGCCTTATCGTTTTCCGTTGCTTATGGGAAATCGGCAACTGAATTTGTTGAGGCTTCTTATGATATTCAATCTGCGATTGCAGGGTTGAAGGGCAATGAACTTGCACAGTTTACCAAAGCCTCGGGCGTATTAGCGGCCGCCACCAAATCCGATACCAAAACCATTACCAACTACATGGGCACCATGTACGGAATATTTAAAAACCAAGCCGATAAAATGGGTAAAGGCGAATGGGTGGAACAAGTCGCAGGCCAAACTGCATCAGCCGTGCAAATGTTTAAAACCACCGGTGCGGAAATGTCGGGCGCCTTTTCGCGCTTAGGTGCAGATGCAACAGGGGTTGGCGTGAGCATGAACGAGCAAATGGCGATCCTTGGAACCCTGCAAGCCACCATGTCGGGCAGTGAAGCTGGAACCAAATACCGCGCATTTTTAAAAGGTGCTGATAAAGCACAGAAAGCATTAAACCTCACCTTTGTTGATTCAGAAAATAAACTATTACCGATGACCAAGATCCTAGAAAAAATTAAGGGGAAATATGGCGATGTGATAGATGTGGCTGAATCTGCCGAGTTAACCAAAGCATTTGGAACCGCCGAAGCCAGCGGCATGATTAAACTATTAATGGCCGATGTTGATGGACTAGGCACAAGCATTGACAAACTTGGTGATGTTAAGGGAATGAAAGTTGCAGAGCAAATGGCAGCTAAACAAACTGACCAGTGGGAACGACTCGACCAAGCACTCGACGCAGTAAAAATTGTATTAGGTGGCGCAATACTTCCAACGCTTGCAAAAGTAGCCAGCGCAATGGCGAACGGCTCAAAAGAATTAATGAAATACATGAATCAATATCCAACGCTAACCAAATACGCCGGCTTTGCCATTACCGCAATTTTAGGTATTGGTATCGCCCTTGGTATCGCCACCATTGCTGCTGGTTTTTTTGGTGGCGCAATGGCAATCATCACAAGCCCAATTACCGCCGTCGTCTTGGGCGTTGCCGCATTAGGAGCAGGGATAATTTATTTTTGGGACTATATCCAACCGTTTTTAGTCGGATTTTACAACGGGTTTGTAAAAGCATCCGGCGTGAGCGTTCTATTCGAACCGCTGTTAGATATGTTCAGCATGATCGGTGATGGCATTGGCTGGGTTATCGATAAAATTGCCAGTTGGTTGCCGCAAATGGATGCCGGCACAGACGCGATCACACGGATGGGCGAGGTGGGCGAAATGCTCGGACAGGCTTTTGCTAAACCATTCAAATTCATCATTGATAAATTGCAGTTCATCATGAGCAAAATCCGCTCAGTGATTGATTTTGCGAAAAGCTTGCCGTTCATGGGCGATGACGACGAAGTCACAAAAGTAACCAAACAAATCAACAAAACGGCCTCGAACGACAGCGTTTATCAACCTTATAACGCCACAACACCAACCCAAGCTTACAGCTACCTACAAGGCCAAAAACAAACCAACGTACCCGTGGGCGGAATTCGCAGCCAATTAACAAACAACAATAACGGCAAAACAGTCAATATTCATGGCGTGACGGTAAACCAATCATCACCAAGCATGAGCATTGAAGAACTGGCAGAAACTCAGGATATGGCCCATGGCTAA
- a CDS encoding DUF2590 family protein: MANTLDKKYIDIQVSLGGWDLDAGNQPIYTNDVFSIAQDIKHRILESGLARELQGERNNAKRATVLTKIEMLTESDDRIVPGTASCIEENVNRYFLTAVTKEYGAIGSRINL, translated from the coding sequence ATGGCTAACACACTCGACAAAAAATACATCGATATTCAAGTCAGCCTAGGCGGTTGGGACCTCGACGCAGGTAATCAGCCAATTTACACAAATGATGTATTCAGTATTGCCCAAGACATCAAACACAGAATTTTAGAAAGCGGCTTAGCGCGCGAACTGCAAGGCGAACGCAACAACGCCAAACGCGCAACGGTACTAACAAAAATCGAAATGCTAACCGAAAGCGACGATCGAATAGTACCGGGAACCGCGAGCTGTATTGAAGAAAACGTCAACCGATACTTTTTAACCGCCGTCACCAAAGAATACGGCGCCATTGGCTCACGAATTAATTTATAA
- a CDS encoding enoyl-CoA hydratase, translating to MNKIYIAFYCGRKKIDSPIALLYRFIDFMIRVVTWGKFSHCELAVKTTNGYLCYSSSGRDGGVRQKIIDIKTDNWRLVDVTNTANLNDINHYFHLTNEGKYDYFGALGAVLPFIKCKRRYFCSEWVYNALKYSMQNPSEDGSRFSPNDLWIMYGKVEKH from the coding sequence ATGAATAAAATTTATATCGCGTTTTATTGCGGCCGAAAAAAGATAGACAGCCCCATCGCGCTACTCTATCGATTCATTGATTTCATGATCCGAGTCGTCACATGGGGTAAATTCTCACACTGTGAATTAGCAGTCAAAACCACAAACGGGTACTTGTGTTACTCGTCTAGTGGGCGAGATGGCGGTGTGCGTCAAAAAATCATCGACATCAAAACCGACAATTGGCGATTAGTAGACGTCACAAACACCGCCAACCTAAACGATATTAATCATTATTTTCATCTCACTAACGAAGGAAAATATGATTATTTCGGAGCACTAGGCGCAGTGCTGCCATTCATAAAATGCAAACGTCGATACTTTTGCAGCGAGTGGGTATACAACGCACTGAAATACTCAATGCAAAACCCAAGCGAAGACGGCAGCAGGTTCAGCCCAAACGATTTATGGATAATGTATGGCAAAGTGGAAAAACACTGA
- a CDS encoding phage protein has protein sequence MGRRISGSSFDTELLGETMHIEKATVTITDNSAVALTNGIPDGFIDGDVAAEIELEVSTKYLPSIIKAAKSAGSFRELDTDDIMFFADTGSEELKVECFGVKLVMDSILDFESKGAEVLTHKLKGFVTSPDFVHIGGVPYLSDDDTRNLLG, from the coding sequence ATGGGACGACGTATAAGCGGATCAAGTTTTGACACCGAATTACTGGGCGAAACGATGCACATCGAAAAAGCCACAGTAACAATCACAGATAACAGCGCGGTGGCACTAACCAACGGTATTCCAGACGGGTTTATCGACGGCGATGTCGCGGCAGAAATTGAGCTAGAAGTCTCGACCAAATACTTGCCAAGCATTATCAAAGCGGCAAAAAGTGCAGGTAGCTTCCGCGAACTGGACACCGACGACATCATGTTTTTTGCCGACACTGGCAGCGAAGAGCTAAAAGTCGAATGCTTTGGCGTGAAACTAGTGATGGATTCTATTCTCGATTTTGAATCCAAAGGTGCAGAAGTGCTAACGCATAAGTTGAAAGGCTTTGTGACTTCGCCAGATTTCGTTCACATCGGCGGTGTGCCGTATTTGAGCGATGACGACACGCGCAACTTACTTGGCTAA
- a CDS encoding phage tail protein produces MNKDEIENIDVIAQLPENPPQNVPWWEDGQTIATDGKGNRILKEPYYISQGVFGFFKQVRNWLLLPMRQFEPLTCSESILPLIAWGRNIERLKDEPLDLFRKRVKFAFINAKEAGEVQGFKNIFERLGIGYVELHEREDPINWDVINIEVTDSDISNKSILMQSLIETYGRTCRRYRFQVTYPTKEYMRGGFFGASFQLFSANRQLIAKMNVDKTVIDQSASLYVARLN; encoded by the coding sequence ATGAATAAAGATGAAATCGAAAACATAGACGTGATCGCCCAGTTGCCCGAAAACCCACCGCAAAATGTGCCGTGGTGGGAAGATGGCCAAACCATCGCAACCGATGGCAAAGGCAACCGAATTCTAAAAGAACCGTATTACATATCACAAGGCGTGTTCGGGTTCTTCAAGCAAGTGCGAAATTGGCTATTACTGCCAATGCGCCAGTTTGAGCCGCTAACATGCAGTGAATCAATCTTGCCGCTGATCGCATGGGGCCGAAACATCGAGCGATTAAAAGACGAGCCGCTTGATCTATTTCGTAAACGCGTAAAGTTCGCTTTCATCAATGCCAAAGAAGCCGGCGAAGTGCAAGGATTCAAAAATATATTTGAGCGTTTGGGCATTGGCTATGTAGAACTGCATGAACGCGAAGACCCAATCAATTGGGATGTGATCAACATTGAAGTGACCGATTCTGATATTTCTAACAAATCGATTTTAATGCAAAGCTTAATCGAAACCTACGGCCGAACGTGCCGCCGTTATCGGTTCCAAGTGACATATCCAACTAAAGAATATATGCGCGGTGGGTTTTTCGGGGCATCGTTCCAGTTGTTTAGCGCCAACCGCCAATTGATTGCAAAAATGAATGTAGACAAAACCGTTATTGACCAGTCGGCATCTTTGTATGTCGCTCGATTAAATTAA
- a CDS encoding baseplate J/gp47 family protein, protein MTTRPSIDFSQIVTDAGIPTTEEALAVVLAQAAEDAGSTLSNDSSMSPFWRWVRAVVTTPVLWLINVFLTQNILPNLFTATATGVFADLKAWETNTTRKDAAFTIGNIQFNKTNAADAVTINAGTIISTERIDDNIYQLAVMQTVVIPAGKAFGLVPCQAIEAGMAYNLAAGYYNILPVAVSGIDSVTNPVDWIIQLGADIESDDELCLRSQNAFTAVGNHHIDAVYRSIISSVAGIRADQIYFKNTGDVLPGSAIAYIMMESGETPQAVLDNLNDYIMNQGYHGHGDIMDCQAMPETQQDLTATVYPIANLSDAEKAVLLSDIELRIRAAFRESTDFDEMTRTWPQSLFSFSNMAQELHNTLPNLENIEFSLAHIQNALDIPRLNTLVVNSNE, encoded by the coding sequence ATGACCACACGACCAAGCATTGATTTTTCACAAATCGTCACCGATGCAGGCATTCCAACAACGGAAGAAGCCTTGGCGGTCGTACTGGCGCAAGCGGCAGAAGATGCCGGAAGTACGCTTTCAAACGATTCGAGCATGTCACCGTTTTGGCGCTGGGTTCGCGCCGTTGTCACTACCCCCGTGCTATGGCTAATTAACGTTTTTTTGACTCAAAACATACTGCCAAATCTATTCACCGCTACGGCTACCGGAGTGTTTGCAGATTTAAAAGCATGGGAAACCAACACAACTCGCAAAGACGCCGCATTCACTATTGGCAACATTCAATTCAACAAAACCAACGCCGCCGATGCCGTGACGATTAACGCCGGTACCATTATTTCGACCGAACGAATCGACGACAATATTTATCAACTAGCTGTGATGCAAACCGTGGTTATTCCAGCCGGGAAGGCGTTCGGTCTTGTGCCATGCCAAGCGATTGAAGCGGGGATGGCGTACAACCTAGCTGCCGGTTATTACAACATTCTACCGGTTGCCGTGTCGGGCATTGATTCCGTTACCAACCCTGTCGATTGGATCATTCAATTGGGCGCAGACATAGAAAGCGACGACGAACTTTGCCTACGCTCACAAAACGCGTTTACCGCCGTGGGTAATCACCACATTGACGCAGTTTACCGTTCGATTATCTCAAGTGTGGCGGGTATTCGAGCTGACCAGATTTATTTTAAAAATACCGGAGATGTGCTGCCAGGTTCCGCCATTGCTTACATCATGATGGAAAGCGGCGAAACTCCGCAAGCCGTGCTGGACAACCTAAACGATTACATAATGAACCAAGGTTACCACGGCCACGGCGACATAATGGATTGCCAAGCCATGCCAGAAACGCAACAAGATTTAACCGCGACGGTGTACCCAATCGCTAACTTGAGTGATGCCGAAAAAGCGGTATTACTCAGCGATATTGAATTACGCATCCGCGCCGCGTTTCGTGAAAGCACCGACTTTGATGAAATGACCAGAACGTGGCCACAATCGCTATTTTCATTCTCAAACATGGCGCAAGAACTGCACAACACATTACCAAATTTAGAAAACATCGAATTCTCACTCGCGCACATTCAAAACGCACTCGATATTCCACGACTAAACACGTTGGTGGTGAATTCCAATGAATAA
- a CDS encoding phage tail-collar fiber domain-containing protein has translation MSQAAIPFSFESYLQAKLTAGQSVDLNRIVLANIPNLDHTIPIDRSEALPPANQIVHEQDVDQTGKVNLNAVVYSIVMDTTVGDFDFNAMYLIDKNERTAVGMIVHKELESKIKTDNTSGTQGNSLVKSMLMQFDGAAAATNITVDAQTWQIDYSARLKGIDEDHRLTNLDFYGHDAFASDAFEVTRNGSTSQYFVNSGVGYIGGLRVELSGDQTLTITTKPSAIYAIANRQGSALSAFENVIDLQVSDSALSDYTQNGVDYYVAKIADIESDGTVTDARAKSLSQAKFDDIQQQIDDLNTALNNTNTHVQSVDDELEAHKVASDPHSQYAKRNELLRALAFTPVFNAGVGYVPNPDFVAPSVGQKCYVSEYETAWSLIQNFTNLIDEATKAASITDGSKTYAGWWGYGADETGAYFTTPNKPQYMHDKAAGVYGSAGEFKEDHVQNIEGNINIRGFNEFGTLVSGGTGALRYKSGANTNNTSAQSDIGTQSNVYFDASLSARTDTFTDIMGAFLDSFIWLPKGVF, from the coding sequence ATGAGCCAAGCCGCTATTCCATTTAGCTTTGAAAGCTACTTACAAGCCAAACTCACCGCGGGTCAATCCGTTGACCTAAATAGAATTGTGTTGGCGAACATACCCAATCTTGATCACACAATACCGATCGACCGCAGTGAAGCCTTGCCGCCTGCGAACCAAATTGTGCACGAGCAAGACGTGGACCAAACCGGAAAAGTGAATTTAAACGCCGTGGTCTATTCAATTGTGATGGATACCACCGTGGGTGATTTCGATTTTAATGCCATGTATTTGATCGACAAAAACGAGCGCACCGCCGTCGGTATGATCGTGCATAAAGAATTAGAATCGAAAATCAAAACCGACAACACAAGCGGAACTCAGGGCAACAGCCTAGTAAAATCCATGCTCATGCAATTTGACGGAGCCGCCGCCGCAACCAACATCACAGTGGATGCGCAAACATGGCAAATAGATTACTCAGCACGGCTAAAAGGAATTGATGAAGACCACCGTTTAACGAATCTAGATTTTTATGGGCACGATGCATTTGCATCCGATGCGTTTGAAGTCACGCGTAACGGATCAACCAGTCAGTATTTTGTTAATAGCGGGGTTGGGTACATTGGCGGCTTGCGTGTTGAATTAAGCGGCGACCAAACCCTAACCATTACCACCAAACCAAGCGCCATTTACGCCATCGCTAACCGCCAAGGGTCTGCATTATCAGCATTTGAAAATGTGATTGATTTGCAAGTTTCCGATTCGGCACTGTCTGATTACACTCAAAACGGAGTTGATTATTACGTTGCAAAAATTGCAGATATAGAATCCGATGGAACAGTGACAGACGCAAGAGCGAAAAGCCTATCACAAGCCAAGTTTGATGATATTCAGCAGCAGATTGACGATCTCAATACCGCGCTGAATAACACCAACACCCATGTGCAAAGTGTCGATGATGAATTAGAAGCGCATAAAGTGGCGAGTGATCCGCATAGCCAATACGCTAAACGCAACGAACTCCTCCGCGCCCTTGCCTTCACCCCAGTATTCAACGCAGGCGTAGGTTACGTGCCGAATCCTGACTTTGTTGCGCCATCCGTAGGCCAAAAATGCTATGTGAGTGAATACGAAACGGCATGGTCGTTAATTCAGAACTTCACCAACTTAATAGATGAAGCCACCAAAGCCGCATCAATTACCGATGGTTCAAAAACCTACGCCGGATGGTGGGGTTATGGTGCAGATGAAACGGGTGCCTACTTCACCACACCAAATAAACCACAATACATGCACGATAAAGCAGCAGGGGTTTATGGTAGTGCGGGTGAGTTTAAAGAAGATCACGTTCAGAATATTGAGGGGAATATCAATATTCGCGGATTTAATGAATTTGGAACATTAGTCTCAGGTGGAACAGGAGCTCTACGTTACAAATCAGGGGCTAATACCAATAATACGTCTGCTCAATCAGATATCGGTACACAAAGTAATGTTTATTTTGATGCATCATTATCCGCACGAACAGACACATTCACCGACATAATGGGCGCATTTCTCGATTCATTCATCTGGCTACCAAAAGGAGTGTTCTAA
- a CDS encoding DUF2586 domain-containing protein, giving the protein MAWPTITINQLNQMQGDTAEVERHFLFVGKGSVGIDTLISLNTQTNLDTAFGDTDSDLKANVQAAMLNAGQNWTAAAYVLASDGDWADAVREANKTQSFECVVLCDPIADDDTAEITKAQALKAEMIATYGRFTRYLLAVVGIDSATQAWADYETKLVALQDGIAADGVGLIPSIWPNTVGIYAGRLCSRAVSIADSPCRVKTGAIISEDQTLPLDMAGVELNTATLQTLEANRFSVPMWWPDYDGIYWADGRMLDVDGGDYQVIEYCRVMDKVSRKMRIRAIARIGDRAFNSTPYSIAAAIKYFLADMRTMSKSTLLNGEMFPGEIMPPSDDDFAITWVSKTSVKLYATVTPYDCPKQIEINLMLDLSVAA; this is encoded by the coding sequence ATGGCATGGCCAACAATTACGATTAACCAGTTAAACCAAATGCAAGGCGACACTGCCGAAGTAGAACGCCACTTCCTATTTGTAGGGAAAGGCTCGGTCGGCATCGATACGCTTATTTCACTCAACACCCAAACCAACCTAGACACTGCTTTTGGTGATACAGATTCCGATTTAAAAGCCAACGTGCAAGCGGCAATGCTAAACGCTGGTCAAAACTGGACAGCCGCCGCTTACGTATTGGCATCCGATGGAGACTGGGCAGACGCAGTACGCGAAGCCAATAAAACCCAGAGCTTTGAATGCGTGGTGTTATGTGATCCAATTGCTGATGACGACACCGCAGAAATCACCAAAGCCCAAGCATTAAAAGCCGAAATGATCGCAACTTATGGTCGTTTCACTCGCTATTTATTAGCCGTAGTCGGGATTGATTCCGCAACCCAAGCATGGGCCGATTACGAAACAAAATTAGTCGCGTTGCAAGATGGGATCGCAGCCGATGGCGTGGGGTTAATCCCAAGTATTTGGCCGAATACCGTAGGCATTTACGCTGGCCGTTTATGCAGCCGAGCGGTTTCTATTGCCGATTCACCATGCCGAGTCAAAACAGGCGCAATCATCAGCGAAGACCAAACGTTACCGCTAGACATGGCTGGCGTAGAACTGAACACCGCAACATTGCAAACCCTAGAAGCCAACCGATTTAGCGTGCCAATGTGGTGGCCAGATTACGACGGCATTTACTGGGCCGATGGTCGCATGTTAGATGTTGACGGTGGCGATTATCAAGTGATCGAATACTGCCGAGTAATGGACAAGGTGTCTCGCAAAATGCGCATCCGTGCCATTGCCCGCATTGGTGACCGCGCGTTCAACTCAACCCCGTATTCCATCGCCGCCGCCATTAAGTATTTCTTAGCCGACATGCGCACAATGAGTAAATCAACCCTGCTAAACGGCGAAATGTTCCCAGGTGAAATCATGCCGCCAAGTGATGATGACTTTGCGATCACATGGGTAAGCAAAACAAGCGTGAAGCTATACGCAACCGTCACGCCTTATGATTGCCCGAAACAAATTGAAATCAATCTTATGCTCGACCTAAGTGTTGCAGCTTAA
- a CDS encoding putative phage tail assembly chaperone, whose translation MSKSTGNIITLSIKVLGELHEIRFAPTLESYNKYVNDISMTDKVVPSVKYLKRVVVDEDKAVLEPLLNLPSVAISLVGELNEEYTGDIEVEVKK comes from the coding sequence ATGAGCAAATCAACAGGCAACATCATCACATTATCAATCAAAGTGCTCGGCGAACTGCATGAAATTCGCTTCGCGCCAACGCTTGAGAGTTACAACAAATACGTCAACGATATTTCAATGACGGACAAAGTGGTTCCTTCAGTGAAATATCTAAAGCGTGTCGTGGTCGATGAAGACAAAGCCGTGTTAGAACCGCTGCTAAATCTGCCAAGCGTGGCGATCTCGTTAGTGGGAGAGCTGAACGAAGAATACACCGGCGATATTGAAGTCGAAGTAAAAAAATAA